The following is a genomic window from Streptomyces lincolnensis.
GGAGCGGGAGTTGGGCGCCGAACTCTTCGACCGCTCCTCGCGTCATGTGCGGCTCACCGCGGCGGGCGAGCGGCTGCTGCCCGAGGCGCGGACCGTGCTGGCGGCGGCCGACCGGGCCCGCGCCGCCGTCGCCCCGCCGCCGGGGCTGAGGATCGGTACGAGCACCGGGCTCGGGGAGCACCTGGACCGGGTGCTGGCCGCGTTCGCGCGGCGCGCGCCCGGCGTGCCCGTGGAACTCCACTCCCTGCCGGTCGCCGAGCGGCTGGCCCGGGTCGCGGGCGGTCGGCTGGATGCCGCGTTCGTCCGGGCCGTCGAGCCGGTGCCGGGCGTCCGGGTGCTGCCCCTGTGGGCCGACCCCCTGGTGGTCGCCCTCCCGGCCACGCACCCGCTCGCCGCCCGGACGGAGATCGGCGTCGAGGAGCTGGCCGGGCTCCCGCTGGCCCTCACGGAGCGGCGCGCCAACCCCGCCCTGGTGGACCTGGTCGTCGGCGCCTGCCAGGAGGCGGGTTTCGAACCCCTGCCGGGACCGGCCGACAGCTCCCTCCAGGACACCCTCGCCACCATCGGCACCCGCCCCCTGTGGACGGTCGTCTACGCCTCACACGCGCGCGTGCTGCGCAGCCCCCGCGTGGCCTTCGTGCCGTTCCGGGCGCCCGGCCTCGCGCTGTCGACGGGACTCGCCGTGCGAGCCTCGGCCACTGCGGCGGCCACCCCGCCGCACCTGGACACCCTGCTGCTGGCCTGCGCCGATCACGAGAACTGATCGCTGCGGTCGCGGACTGCTTCTTGGTCGCGGGCCCGCCGCGCGATGGACTGGAGTCACCGAACGCGACCGCCCGACCGGCGGGCGCGGCGAGCAAGGGAGTTCAGCCATGCCGATCGTCACCATCCAGCAGGGCCCGCGCGACGCAGAGCTCAAGCGCGACCTCGTCAAGCGCGTCACCGACGCCTTCGTCGACGCGTACCGCATCCCGGCCGAGACCGTCCAGGTCTGGATCCACGAGGTCCCCGCGGACAGCTGGGGCGCCGCGGGACGGCTCACCGCGGACAAGTAGCGCATGGATAGGGGGCGTTGCGGGCCGCTCGTGGAGGCCCGCAACGCCCCCTGGTCACTCACCTGAGGGGTACTCAGGAGATCTTCTGGGGCTAGGAGTTGACCTGTGCGGTCACCTGGCTGGAGAAGGTGGTCAGCCGGGTGTAGATGCCCGGGTAACCGGCCGCAGCGCAGCCTTCGCCCCAAGAAGTGATCCCTGCCAGGACGCCCCCGATGAGCAGGGGACCGCCGCTGTCGCCCTGGCAGGTGTCGGTGCCGCCGGAGGTGTATCCGGCGCAGACCATGTCGCTTGCGATGAAGTCGGAGCCGTAGGAGCTCGCGCAGCTGGTGTTCGACACGGTCGGAACGGTCGCCGTGCGCAGCTGGTTGGAGGAGCTGCCGTTGGAGGAGGTGGTGCCCCAGCCGAGGATCCGGGCCGTGGTGCCGGCCGCGTACACGCTCGTCTGGGAGGAGGATACGTACGACGCCGTGGTGTACGGCATCGACGTGGACAGGGTCAGCACGGCCACGTCGTCGCCGTTGGTGACGTCCGTGTAGCTCGGGTGGATCCAGATCTTGCTGACCCGGGCGACCGTGCCGTTCGTGCCGTTGAGGTAGGTGCGGCCGCCGACCACTCTGACACTGCTGGTGGTCTCGCCGACCATGCAGTGGGCCGCGGTGACGACCTTGGTGGGCGATACCAGGGTGCCGCCGCAGAACTGGCTCTGCGAGGCGTCCGTGATCTGCATCATGAACGGGTACGCGGTCGTCGTGGTGGTGGTACCGCCGACGATGGGCTGGGGAGCGGCGACGGCGGAGGGTGCGCCGACCAGAGCGGTCGTGGCGGCGGCAGCGGTGGCGGCCAGGACGGCGGCGGTCTTCTTGGCGCGGTTGAGCCCGAACATGGGTCTCCTCGGTGGGGTAGCCGGTGGGGACGCGCGGGTGGGGGGTGGTGCACGGGGGTCGCGGGACCGACCCCCGTGTTACCGGGCGAGCGGCACGTTCATAAGCTAGAACGCGGCAGTTCCCCCTCCCAATGAGGGAACCCCCTAAGGGAGTTGGGCAGGGAAAACCCTCGGTCGGACCCCGTCAAACCCCGCGTGCGCAGGAGTAACCTGCCGGAAACACGCGGGGCTGTTGAGTCCGGGGCCGAGCCCGGGACTCACTGCGTACGACGGCCCGCCGCCAGTCTGACGATGTCGACCCGCGATCGGATCCCCAGTTTCCGGTAGACCCTCGTGAGCGTCGCCTCGACCGTCTTGACGCTGATGAACAGACGCGCGGCTATCTCCCGGTTGGTCGCGCCCTCCATGACCAGCGCGGCCACCTGACGCTCCATCGCGGCGAGCCCGTCCAGAGCGTCGAGAGCGTCGAGCGCGGGGGAGGGGGCGACGGCGGGCTCCGCCGCCGTCGGCACGGCGGCCGCCTCCACCTGCCGCAGCCAGGGCAGCGCCCGGCAGCGCCGGAACAGCCGCGCGGCCTCGTCGTACGACGTCGGACCGGGCCGTCGGGTGCGCAGTTGGGCCAGCGCGAAGGCGGCGCGGGCCTCCTCCAGGCCGTAGCCCAGCTTGCCGAGCCGGTCCTGGACCGACGTCAACTGGCCCATGGCGGCCTGGTGTTCGCCGCGCGCGGCACGCACCAGGGCCTCGGCCCGGTCCAGTACGGCGAGCATGCCGTCGCGGCCCAGCCGCAACGCCTGCTCACGGGTCTGCGCGATGAGGTCCTGCGCCTCGGTGATCTCACCGGTCCTGACCAGGGCCTCGGCGAGGTCGCCGTGCCAGCGGCCGCGGGCCGGGTCGGTGATGCCGAGCCCCTGTTCCAGCTCCCGCACCCGGCGCAGTGACCGGACGGTGCCCTGCACGTCCCCGGCCACCAGCTGGGCGTGGCCGAGGGCGGCCAGGGCGCGCGAGACGTACATCTGGTCGCTGATGCCCTCGGCGTGCTCCACGGCCTCCTGGGCCAGCGTCAGCGCCCGGTTCACATCGCCGCCGGCCGCCTCCGCGAACGAGGTCAGCAGCGCCGAGGCGACCTCGCCGATCCCGGAGTCCCGGGCCAGCCGGAGGCTCTCCCGGGCCAGGTCCAGGGCCCGCCCGCAGTGTCCGGAGCGCAGTTCGGTCTCGGCGAGCAGGCGCAGGAAGTGCACCTCGCTCTCGACCATGCCGCGTCTGCGCACCTCGCGCAGCAGCGCCGTGATGGTGGTGCGGGCCTCGGCCAGCTGGTCGCTCATCTGGAGCCAGCGGAACCGGGCCAGTCCCGGCCCGTTGTGATGGCAGGCCACCTGCGGGTCCTGGGGTTCCTGAAGGGCCCGTTCGATCGTCTCGGGGGCGTCGGGATGGCCCATCAGGGTCTCGGTCTGGGCCTGGAAGGCCAGCGCCAGCAGCTCGGTGCGCCGGTCGCCGGCCCGGGCGGCCAGATCGGCGGCGTGCGCCGCCTTCTCCCGGCCCTCCGCGAAGTCCCCCTCCACGACCAGACCGCGCCAGGCCAGCTGGTAGTGGACCAGGGCGAGCAGCCCCGGGTCGTCACCGGCGTCGGCCAGCGCCTGGGGGAAGACGGAGTCGACGTCGCCGAGCGCGTGTCCGGCCGACTCGATCACCACGATCCAGGCCCGGACCCGCTCGGCGGGCACGGTGGCCCGGGTGAGCACCTCGCGGGCGATGTCCCGGGCGAGATCCATCTCACCGGCGGTGATCGCGTCCGTGGCGGCCTGCAACCGGCGCTCGTCCGGGCCCGGCACGCTGTCGGCCGGGGTGTGCCGGGCGGCCAGCAGGCCGAGCTGCGCGGCCACCGACGGCGCCCCGCGGTCCCGGGCCAGCGCCGCCGCCTCGGCGAGCCGCGCCGCCACCTCCGGATCGGTGCCGGTGGTCGCCAGCGCCAGGTGCCGGGCCCGCTCGATGGGGTCCGAGGCCGCCGTGGACAGCGCGGCGTGCGCGGCCCGCCGTTCCTGGGCCGGGGCCTCCGCGTACAGCGCGGCCGAGATCAGCGGGTGCGCGAAGCGTACGGCGGGCCCCTCCGGTTCCGTCGCCAGCAGCCCGAGCGCGGCCGCCTGGGCGGTCTCCGCCTCGGCGTTGCCCCGGCCGGCCTCGTGCAGCAGGGCCAGCGTGGGGCGCGCGCCGGCGCTCGCCACCAGCAGGGTGCGGCGCGCCTCGTCCGACAGCATGTCCAGCCGTTTGAGCACCAGGGCCCGCAGTGAGGTGGGCACGTGCAGGGGCTCGCCCGGCCGGG
Proteins encoded in this region:
- a CDS encoding LysR substrate-binding domain-containing protein — translated: MELRQLTYFVTVAEELHFGRAAERLHIVQSGVSQQIRRLERELGAELFDRSSRHVRLTAAGERLLPEARTVLAAADRARAAVAPPPGLRIGTSTGLGEHLDRVLAAFARRAPGVPVELHSLPVAERLARVAGGRLDAAFVRAVEPVPGVRVLPLWADPLVVALPATHPLAARTEIGVEELAGLPLALTERRANPALVDLVVGACQEAGFEPLPGPADSSLQDTLATIGTRPLWTVVYASHARVLRSPRVAFVPFRAPGLALSTGLAVRASATAAATPPHLDTLLLACADHEN
- the dmpI gene encoding 4-oxalocrotonate tautomerase DmpI encodes the protein MPIVTIQQGPRDAELKRDLVKRVTDAFVDAYRIPAETVQVWIHEVPADSWGAAGRLTADK
- a CDS encoding S1 family peptidase: MFGLNRAKKTAAVLAATAAAATTALVGAPSAVAAPQPIVGGTTTTTTAYPFMMQITDASQSQFCGGTLVSPTKVVTAAHCMVGETTSSVRVVGGRTYLNGTNGTVARVSKIWIHPSYTDVTNGDDVAVLTLSTSMPYTTASYVSSSQTSVYAAGTTARILGWGTTSSNGSSSNQLRTATVPTVSNTSCASSYGSDFIASDMVCAGYTSGGTDTCQGDSGGPLLIGGVLAGITSWGEGCAAAGYPGIYTRLTTFSSQVTAQVNS
- a CDS encoding helix-turn-helix transcriptional regulator, with the translated sequence MTVPRDFEEPARSRPDLVIGREELFGAAREQLVGGGSVLLHGPAGIGKSTILRTLAADYAGAARTVLRCSATESESHLPFLALADLLGLVVDEVSGRLPAAQRTALESALTGRGESTLQRDGLALRLAVLSVLRALAAEGPVLIVADDQQWLDPASAELLGFAARRLGDTPVQLLCAVRTEGQEYDRHLRALPPDSLAVRLNPLSRTQVSELLTHRGYTGLPRSTVRDIHRTSGGNPLFALELGRALAENPTPPRPGEPLHVPTSLRALVLKRLDMLSDEARRTLLVASAGARPTLALLHEAGRGNAEAETAQAAALGLLATEPEGPAVRFAHPLISAALYAEAPAQERRAAHAALSTAASDPIERARHLALATTGTDPEVAARLAEAAALARDRGAPSVAAQLGLLAARHTPADSVPGPDERRLQAATDAITAGEMDLARDIAREVLTRATVPAERVRAWIVVIESAGHALGDVDSVFPQALADAGDDPGLLALVHYQLAWRGLVVEGDFAEGREKAAHAADLAARAGDRRTELLALAFQAQTETLMGHPDAPETIERALQEPQDPQVACHHNGPGLARFRWLQMSDQLAEARTTITALLREVRRRGMVESEVHFLRLLAETELRSGHCGRALDLARESLRLARDSGIGEVASALLTSFAEAAGGDVNRALTLAQEAVEHAEGISDQMYVSRALAALGHAQLVAGDVQGTVRSLRRVRELEQGLGITDPARGRWHGDLAEALVRTGEITEAQDLIAQTREQALRLGRDGMLAVLDRAEALVRAARGEHQAAMGQLTSVQDRLGKLGYGLEEARAAFALAQLRTRRPGPTSYDEAARLFRRCRALPWLRQVEAAAVPTAAEPAVAPSPALDALDALDGLAAMERQVAALVMEGATNREIAARLFISVKTVEATLTRVYRKLGIRSRVDIVRLAAGRRTQ